From Gottschalkiaceae bacterium SANA:
GAAATTATCGGTATCGAAAAGAGTAAATCCGAAGTTTTCACATACGAGATGGATCGAAAATCGATTCATTTTTATGTGAGAGATCTGTCCACCAAAGAGATCGCACCTTGTTATATAAAAAGAGAAAATACGTATGTATATTTGAATGATTTCGTTGAGACGCCATTTATTATTTTCAATTCAACCGAGAATACCATTGATCTTCATCTTCCAGGCGATGCAATAAACGTGAGTGTAGGTGAAGTGAAAAAAGAAGCGCTCGATTTAAGGCAAATAGAGAGTGAATATTTGTGTTCGTTCTTGGCCAGCATAGATATTTTAGAGGAATGAAAGCTGCTTGACCAGGCAGCTTTTTTTGATGAGTTCACCCAATTCTTTGTATAAAAAAAGCAACCCCAATGGGATTGCTTGTCTTTTTTAATTAACGAACTGATGTTACGTTCTCTGCTTGAGGACCTTTAGCGCCTTGGGCAACTTCAAAAGTTACTTCTTCGCCTTCTTCCAAAGTCTTGTAACCTTCTTTGTTAATTTGTGAGAAATGTACGAATACGTCATTTCCTTCTTCAGAAGTGATAAATCCAAAACCTTTTTCTCCGTTAAACCATTTTACTGTACCATTCATTGTGTTTCCTCCAAAAATATTATTATTTGTTGCCTTTAATGTCTTTAGAGAAAACCTACTTCTCATTAAAGAACGTGTCTTGATGCGTTTCATTTTTCACTAATCTATTAAAGGTACAAATTAATATTACTATATTTTTAGGGAAAAAGCAAATTTGTTCAAGGGAAAAAAACGCAAAAAAAAGCGACCTCAAATGAGATCGCTTTTTGAATTAACGGACTGAAGTGATGTTTTCTGCTTGAGGGCCTTTGGCTCCTTGAGCAACTTCAAAAGTAACTTCTTCGCCTTCTTCTAATGTCTTGTAACCTTCTTTGTTAATTTGTGAAAAATGTGCGAATACGTCATTTCCTTCTTCTGAAGTGATGAATCCGAATCCTTTTTCTGCGTTGAACCATTTTACTGTACCATTCATTGTTGTTTCCTCCATATAGATAATTTTTATTCCTTTAAACCCTTAGAGAAAATTACTGATCAACAAAGAATAGCCTTGCATGGTTTTCAGATTCACTAATTTATTAAAGGTGCTCACTTAGTATACTATGGTTTTCAATAAAAAGCAAACTTATTTATGTGAACAAATAAATTGTATAAAAAAAAGCGACCTCAAATGAGATCGCTTTTTGAATTAACGGACTGAAGTGATGTTTTCTGCTTGAGGGCCTTTGGCTCCTTGAGCAACTTCAAAAGTAACTTCTTCGCCTTCTTCTAATGTTTTGTAACCTTCTTTGTTAATTTGTGAAAAATGTGCGAATACGTCGTTGCCTTCTTCTGAAGTGATGAATCCGAAACCTTTTTCCGAGTTAAACCATTTTACTGTACCATTCATTGTTGTTTCCTCCGTGTATCTAATTTTTATTCCTTTAAACCCTTAGAGAAAATTACTGATCAACAAAGAATAGCCTTGCGTGGTTTTCAGATTCACTAATTTATTAAAGGTGCTCACTTAGGATACTATAGTTTTTAGTAAATAGCAAACTTATTTATGTGAACAATAAAAGTTGTAAAAAAAAAGCAACCTCAAATGAGGTTGCTTTTAGGATTAACGGTTTGAAGTTACGTTTTCTGCTTGAGGGCCTTTGGCTCCTTGAGCAACTTCAAAAGTTACTTCTTCGCCTTCTTCTAACGTTTTGTAACCTTCTTTGTTAATTTGTGAGAAGTGTACGAATACGTCGTTGCCTTCTTCTGAAGTGATGAATCCGAAACCTTTTTCCGAGTTAAACCATTTTACTGTACCATTCATTGTTTGTGTTTCCTCCATATAGATAATTTTTTTCCTTTAACGCCTTAGAGAAAAATTCCAATCAACAAAGAATAGCCTTGCATGGTTTTCAGATTCACTAATGAATTAAAGGTTCAAGATAATGTTACAACAATGATGAAGAAAATGCAAATGTTTTCCTCACAATAATTGGAAACCCAATTTTGCATCTGAAGTATCATTGGGTATGATGGGTATATACGGATTTATAAAAGTTGAAAGCAAATACATTTATCGGCCGGGGGTGTGAAATGAAAGGGTATCCGTCTACGAATATTTTGAATAGAGAGTTGAGTTGGCTTCACTTCAATGATCGTGTTTTAGAAGAGGGGGCACGTTGTGATGTGCCTATTTTGGAACGGGCAAAATTCATCTCAATTTTTGCATCGAATCAGGATGAGTTTTTTGGTGTTCGTGTTGGCTCCTTGCGAGACCAGCGGCAAGCTAAATACAAAAAAGAGGACGCATCAGGCTTAACGGCTAAGGAACAGATCAAGCAGATATTTTCCCATACTCGAAAAGCGGTAGAGCGGCAATCTGAAATTTATTTCCTCTGGCTAAAAGAGTATGAAGAGTCGAATTCTCCGAAGTTATCTGTGGAAACGCTCACGCGGCAAGAACGCATGAATTTAGAATTGTATTTTAAAAGGAGAATCTATCCGAGTCTATCGCCCTTGGTCTTGGATCAGAATGTAACTCGATTTGCCAACGGGAGATTACACATTCTTGTGAAGTTGAAAAAAAAGAAAATGGGTGTCGTGCAATTACCGCCTCTTATGAGTCGAATCATCGAGGGCGTGGAGGCTGTTGGACGGTCAGGATTCTTTTTTTTAGAAGATATTATTGGGGCTTTCTCTCAGCGCTTATTCCCAGATGATTTGGTTATAGATATGGCGGTGTTCCGCGTGACTCGTAGTGAAGATATCCAGGTGGCAGTAGAAGATGCGGGCGACTTATTGGAAGTGATTGAACAGGCGCTTCCCCAGCGGGAGAACGGTCGAATCATTCGAATGGAAATAGCAGATGAACCGGCATGGGCGATTGAGTTTTTATCGAAATATCTGGATGTAAAGCCGAGGGATTTCATTCATGTGGATGCCCCTTTGGATTTGACGTGTCTGATGCGTTGGAAGCGTGTGAAAAATGGAAGTGTAGGACTGTATGAAAGCTTTGAACCCGCGGAGAAGCTTTGGTGGAAGGGTGATATTTTTCAAGCGATTCGAAAGATGGATCGAATTCATATGCTTCCCTACGAAAAATTCGATCCAGTTCTAAAGATGATGGAGCAAGCCGTTCAGGATTCACAAGTGATTGCGATTCAACAAACCCTGTATCGGGTAAGTAAAGAGTCCCCTGTGGTTGAAGCCTTGCGTCAGGCAGCTTTAAAGGGGAAACAGGTAACCGTGGTGATTGAATTGCGGGCGCGGTTTGACGAAGAAAATAATATTCGCTGGGCGCGAAGCCTTGAAGAAGCGGGTTGCCAAGTGATCTACGGCCACCCAATTCAAAAGGTTCACACCAAGGCATTAGCGGTCATTCGAGAGGAAGAAAATGGATTGAGGACCTATTTGCATTTGGGAACAGGAAACTATAACGAGTCGACGGCGAAACTGTATACAGATTTTGGGTATTTTACTGCGAATCCGGAGATGGGCCAGGATATTAGTAATATGTTTCACTATATTATGGGCTCGATGAAGATTCCGGAATTTCAGTTATTGGCGGTAGCACCCTTTACCTTGAGAACAACTCTATTGGATCGAATTGCGGATTGTGTACGATCGGCCAAGCGCGGTGAGGCGGCCTGGATTTTTTTGAAGATGAATTCTCTGGTTGATCAGCCTATGATTCAAGCCCTTTATGATGCATCTCGGGCCGGTGTTAAGATCGATTGTCTGGTTCGGGGGATTTGTTGTTTGCGTCCCGGTCTGAAGGGAGTAAGCGAGAATATTCAAGTGAAGAGTATTGTTGGTCGATTTTTGGAACATCAGCGAGTCTATTGCTTTTCCACAGGTAGTTGGGAGAAACTTTACCTTTCCAGTGCTGACTGGATGCCGAGAAATTTAAATCGACGAGTGGAATTGATGTTCCCCATTACCTCGCCCTTGGCGGTGGAGAATATTAAGGGGTGGATGCGCCTGCAGTGGCAGGATGAGAATCGTGCCCATTGCTTGAAAGCGGACGGCAGTTATCAGACGCTTTCTCGAGAAAAGAATGCACTGGATTCACAGGCTTGTTTTATTGGCGAATTGATGGAGAGGAGCGGAGAATGAAGCGAATTGGAATTGTTGATTTGGGGTCTAACTCCGTAAGGATGAGTATTATATGGGTGGAAGAGGATGATTCTTATCATATGATTGAACAGGCGAAGAGCATGGTTCGCCTCAGCGAAGGCATGTCGGAAGAGGCAAACTTGAGTCCGCAAGCAATGGAGCGGACGAAATCAGCCTTGAGTATGTTTAAAAAATTGGCAGGGGTTCATCAAGTGGATGAGATCCGTGCTGTGGCAACGGCTGCCGTTCGACAGGCAAAAAACCGTGATGTTTTTTTGGACCTGGTTCGAGAAGAAACGGATTGGGAGCTGGAGGTCATCTCTGGAGAAAAAGAAGCCTACTACGATTTTTTGGGGGTTGTCAACACGTTACCCTTGAAGGACTTTGTTTTGATGGATATAGGTGGAGGAAGTACGGAATTGGCGTGGATCGAAAATCGCCAATTGAAGCATGCTGTTAGCCTGCCTTTAGGCGCAGTTTTGTTGACCGAGTCGTATTTTCCAGAGGGGGAGGTTACTCAAAAAGGGATCAAAAAGGCTATGGAGCGTTTTGATGGAGCGCTAGATGAAATTGAGTGGCTGAATCAGGCAAAGGGATTGCCCATTGTTGGGCTGGGGGGAACATGGAGAAGCATTGCGAAATTGGATCGCTATGCAACAAGAAATAGCATTCAGCGAATTCATGGTTATACCTTAAACCGCAAAGAAACCCTGGAATGGGTGGAGGACCTATGGGGTATGACCAGAAAGGAAAGGGCAAAGGCAAAGGGGATTAGCGATGCGCGCGCGGAAGTCATTGTTGGTGGCATTATCCCCATCGAACGAGCTATCAAGCGCTTAATGCCTCAAGAGGTCGTTATTAGCGGTAACGGAGTGCGAGAAGGCTTATTCTACGAAGCCTATTTCACCATGATGGAGAAACCAATTATTGTGGCTAATGTTTTAAGCCATAGTTTGTCTAATATTGTAAAACGATATCATGAAAACGATCATCATCTTGAACAATTGGATCGATTGACCCGTGTGATTTTTGATGCACTTGAACCTGTCTATCATTTTTCCCAACAAGATAGTCAGCTGTTAACAGCAGCCATTCGACTACACGATATCGGGATGCGGATTGATTACTTCAATCATCAGGACCATAGTTTCTATTTGGCCTTGAACACAAATGTCTACGGCCTTAGCCATCGGGAACTGGTTCAGGTTGCCTGGATTGCAGGCAGTCATCGAGTTGATCGAAAACTTCACCAGTCTACACGGCACTATTCTGGGTATATGAATGGTGATGAGAAGCAGCGGGTTGAGCAATTGAGCGCAATTTTGATGATTGCAGAACAATTGGATCGTGCAGAGGACAGCCGGGTGACAAGTTTTGCTGCTAGCGTGACAGATCGTTCCTTGGTTCTTTCTGTAGGCAGCGAAGAACCCATTGAATTGGAAATTGTTTCAGCAAGACGTGCATCATTTGCATTCCGAAAGGCATATCGTCGAACCTTATTGATTAAGAGGAGTGAATAGAGATGAAAGTGACTTTTCAACAACAGACAGAAGCAAAGAAGGGCAAGACAGTGCTGGAAGTCGCGCAGGAATCCAAGGTGAAAATGAAAGCGCCTTGTGAAAAAGGGAAATGCGGGAAATGCAAGGTACGGGTGCTTGGTGGGGAATTGGCTCCATTGACCAAAGAAGAAGGTAAGGTGCTTAGCAAAGAAGAGATAAAAGATGGAATTCGTTTGGCTTGTATGGCCGAAGTAATTGAGGATGTGCAAATCGAAGTGGTAAAAAAAGAGAAAAAGAAATAATAAATAAGCGGAGAAGTCACCTAACAGGATGTCTTCTCCGCTTACTTTTAAGCAATGATTAAATAACGGGAAATCATAATGAAATGAGAGAGTGTTCCCCCCAGAATAAAGAGGTGAAAGATCTCATGAAAGCCAAAATGAGGAAGGGTCATCCATTTTGGTTTGATGGCGTAAATTAATGCGCCGATCGTGTACAGGGTGCCGCCCACAAGTAAGAGAACAAATCCCTGCAGTGCGATATTTTGATAGATCGACGGCATAAAGAAGACGGCAGCCCATCCCATTAAAACATAGAAGCTGGTATAGAGCCAGCGGGGAGCATTCAGGAAGAATACCCGAAAGAAAATGCCTGCCACGGTCTGAGTCCATAAAACAGCCAAAAGAATCAGTCCCATGGGGCGTGGAAGCGCCAATAGACAAACTGGCGTATAGGTGCCGGCAATCAGAACAAGGATCATGGAATGATCGATTTTTCTTAAAATCGTTTCCACGCGCTTCGATGATTTGACGGCATGATAGATTGATGATGCGCTGTACAATAAAATCATGCTTACGCCAAAGATAATGGCGCTGGTCAACTGGAGGGGACTGTTATGAAGCACGGATTTCACAATCATCCAGGTGAGCCCGGCTGCAGACAAAACTGCACCGATAAAATGGGTTATGGAGTTAACTGGTTCTTTTATTGAAAACATATGTGACTCCTTTCAGTTTCTAGTATTATTTTACCACTAAATGAAGACGACATGACAAAAGACGTGAAAAAAACATATAGACGTGAAAATGAGTAGAATGAAACTTCGGTTGGATTTTCTATAGAGAAATAGAGAGACCTTTTTGTTTGAATAGCGTGGGTGGTTTTATGTGTTGAAAGATTGACAATGAGGGATTATGGTAAAATAATATTGGAGGAAACGAATGATACGATTTGTAAGAATAGATAAAAAAGTAGGATCAGAAAAGCTAACTGAGATTGAATTTCAGGCGCATCTTCGTTTTATGGAGAGGTCTGTTGAAGAGATGCCCATGATGGCGGGAGGATTTGTAGGAGATCCGGGTGGAATGGTTATTTTTGAAGCGCAATCATTGAATCAGGCGAGAGCGTGGGCTACTCGGGATCCCTTGTTTGAATCTGGGAAATATAAATTTCAGCTTTACGAGTGGTCTTTGGTTTTTAATACGATATCTGGAGGGGAGGATAGCCATGGGAACGGGAAAGACGGAAAAGTTTGATCCGGCATTAGCGAATTTAAAGGATCATCCTGCATTTGAACCATTTCAAGTGAAGCGAATGATCTTGCTTGAGGATGCAATCGAAAAAGGGATTGTTGACGCTCAGGAAGCAGTTTTGCATGCGAAAATAGAAGGGGAATCGATGGTGCTGTTAACACGGCAGATGACCTATCATCATGTTGCCCAAGGCATAATTGGAGAAAAACCATGGATGGTGTCTTTCTGACCGGCCTGTAATACGGGTGTCTGGATGACGCCCCTTGTACGAGGGCAGCAACTCACCTTTGCCACCTATGGATTGTATCAAGGATTGTCTTTGTTGGCCGACAAGGAGACAGGGTCTTATTGGGATCATATTACTGGAGAGTGTATCCATGGGGAATTCCTTGGAGAGAGATTGGATGTGCGTCCCTTGTTGCATACCCGTGCAGATTTGGTTCGTAAAGAAAACCCAAAAGCGCAAGTTGCAATTTCGAAACTTTCATGGAGACGGGATTTAATGACGAGGGTTATGCGGGTTGCCATCAAGAAGAAGTGGTTGCCATCAATCTTTAAAAAACAATTCAAGCGTACGGATGAGCGCCTGGATGCTGTTGAAATGGGTCTTGGCATCTGGCATGGGAAGGAAGCTAAGTTTTATCCCGAACGGATAGTAGAGGCGGGACCGATTCAGGAAACTTGGCAGGGAATCGA
This genomic window contains:
- a CDS encoding RNA degradosome polyphosphate kinase → MKGYPSTNILNRELSWLHFNDRVLEEGARCDVPILERAKFISIFASNQDEFFGVRVGSLRDQRQAKYKKEDASGLTAKEQIKQIFSHTRKAVERQSEIYFLWLKEYEESNSPKLSVETLTRQERMNLELYFKRRIYPSLSPLVLDQNVTRFANGRLHILVKLKKKKMGVVQLPPLMSRIIEGVEAVGRSGFFFLEDIIGAFSQRLFPDDLVIDMAVFRVTRSEDIQVAVEDAGDLLEVIEQALPQRENGRIIRMEIADEPAWAIEFLSKYLDVKPRDFIHVDAPLDLTCLMRWKRVKNGSVGLYESFEPAEKLWWKGDIFQAIRKMDRIHMLPYEKFDPVLKMMEQAVQDSQVIAIQQTLYRVSKESPVVEALRQAALKGKQVTVVIELRARFDEENNIRWARSLEEAGCQVIYGHPIQKVHTKALAVIREEENGLRTYLHLGTGNYNESTAKLYTDFGYFTANPEMGQDISNMFHYIMGSMKIPEFQLLAVAPFTLRTTLLDRIADCVRSAKRGEAAWIFLKMNSLVDQPMIQALYDASRAGVKIDCLVRGICCLRPGLKGVSENIQVKSIVGRFLEHQRVYCFSTGSWEKLYLSSADWMPRNLNRRVELMFPITSPLAVENIKGWMRLQWQDENRAHCLKADGSYQTLSREKNALDSQACFIGELMERSGE
- a CDS encoding cold-shock protein gives rise to the protein MNGTVKWFNSEKGFGFITSEEGNDVFVHFSQINKEGYKTLEEGEEVTFEVAQGAKGPQAENVTSNR
- a CDS encoding YciI family protein yields the protein MIRFVRIDKKVGSEKLTEIEFQAHLRFMERSVEEMPMMAGGFVGDPGGMVIFEAQSLNQARAWATRDPLFESGKYKFQLYEWSLVFNTISGGEDSHGNGKDGKV
- a CDS encoding hemolysin III family protein, encoding MFSIKEPVNSITHFIGAVLSAAGLTWMIVKSVLHNSPLQLTSAIIFGVSMILLYSASSIYHAVKSSKRVETILRKIDHSMILVLIAGTYTPVCLLALPRPMGLILLAVLWTQTVAGIFFRVFFLNAPRWLYTSFYVLMGWAAVFFMPSIYQNIALQGFVLLLVGGTLYTIGALIYAIKPKWMTLPHFGFHEIFHLFILGGTLSHFIMISRYLIIA
- a CDS encoding cold-shock protein; its protein translation is MNGTVKWFNSEKGFGFITSEEGNDVFAHFSQINKEGYKTLEEGEEVTFEVAQGAKGPQAENITSVR
- a CDS encoding cold-shock protein; the encoded protein is MNGTVKWFNAEKGFGFITSEEGNDVFAHFSQINKEGYKTLEEGEEVTFEVAQGAKGPQAENITSVR
- a CDS encoding cold-shock protein; its protein translation is MNGTVKWFNGEKGFGFITSEEGNDVFVHFSQINKEGYKTLEEGEEVTFEVAQGAKGPQAENVTSVR
- the ppx gene encoding exopolyphosphatase; amino-acid sequence: MKRIGIVDLGSNSVRMSIIWVEEDDSYHMIEQAKSMVRLSEGMSEEANLSPQAMERTKSALSMFKKLAGVHQVDEIRAVATAAVRQAKNRDVFLDLVREETDWELEVISGEKEAYYDFLGVVNTLPLKDFVLMDIGGGSTELAWIENRQLKHAVSLPLGAVLLTESYFPEGEVTQKGIKKAMERFDGALDEIEWLNQAKGLPIVGLGGTWRSIAKLDRYATRNSIQRIHGYTLNRKETLEWVEDLWGMTRKERAKAKGISDARAEVIVGGIIPIERAIKRLMPQEVVISGNGVREGLFYEAYFTMMEKPIIVANVLSHSLSNIVKRYHENDHHLEQLDRLTRVIFDALEPVYHFSQQDSQLLTAAIRLHDIGMRIDYFNHQDHSFYLALNTNVYGLSHRELVQVAWIAGSHRVDRKLHQSTRHYSGYMNGDEKQRVEQLSAILMIAEQLDRAEDSRVTSFAASVTDRSLVLSVGSEEPIELEIVSARRASFAFRKAYRRTLLIKRSE